From Phalacrocorax carbo chromosome 6, bPhaCar2.1, whole genome shotgun sequence, a single genomic window includes:
- the TTC39A gene encoding tetratricopeptide repeat protein 39A isoform X1 → MDSRAANSGSGDARSPTSDLNMALHECMAALDLFLNNKFSDALASLQAKTKDSMYHALTYATILEMQAMMTFDPQDILNAGNTMKEAQATCQKFRKKSTVADSINNLVHRQSLEHFTEEEIHAEICYAECLLQRAALTFLQDENMVSFIKGGIKVRNSYQTYRELDSLIQSPHYVKGENHLHFEGGVKLGVGAFNLTLSMFPARILRLLEFVGFSGNKEHGLLQLQEGASSYSFRSVLCTMLLLCYHTFMTFVLGTGKGNVEEAERLLKPYLARYPKGAIFLFFAGRIETLKGNIDAAVNRYEECCEAQQYWKQFHHMCYWELMWCFTYKRQWKMAFFYADLLSKENTWSKATYIYMKAAYLSMFGPDDCSPFGDSEVELFRIVPSLKLKIAGKSLPTEKFAIRKARRYLSSNPIPLPVPPLEMMYIWNGYAVIGKCPNLTEGMLETLIEAEEALARSSATELLADDQCVIKLLKGLCLKHLGKISEAEDHFNYIYLNEKKVKYDHYLIPNALLELAILYLDQDRREEAIKLLERAKQNYKNYSMETRTHFRIQAALHQAKSPPENGMHSGASAVS, encoded by the exons AACTAAAGATAGTATGTATCATGCACTGACTTATGCCACCATATTGGAAATGCAAGCTATGATGACATTTGATCCTCAGGACATACTGAATGCAGGAAACACAATGAAGGAAGCTCAAGCCACCTGTCAAAA ATTCAGGAAGAAATCAACAGTAGCTGATTCTATCAACAATCTTGTGCACAGACAGAGCCTTGAACACTTCACTGAAG AGGAAATCCATGCAGAAATTTGCTATGCTGAATGTTTACTTCAGAGAGCAGCACTCACATTCCTCCAG GATGAGAATATGGTTAGCTTCATAAAAGGTGGCATCAAAGTCCGGAACAGTTACCAAACATACAG GGAGCTGGACAGTCTCATACAGTCTCCACATTATGTCAAAGGAGAGAACCATCTTCATTTTGAGGGAGGTGTAAAACTTGGAGTTGGAGCATTTAATCTG ACATTGTCCATGTTTCCTGCACGGATTCTGAGATTACTGGAGTTTGTTGGATTTTCTGGAAACAAG GAGCATGGTCTGCTGCAGCTTCAAGAAGGAGCATCATCATACAGCTTTAGGTCGGTGCTGTGTACCATGCTGTTGCTTTGCTATCATACTTTCATGACCTTTGTGTTAG ggacaggaaaaggaaatgttgaGGAGGCAGAAAGACTACTTAAGCCTTATTTGGCTCGCTATCCAAAG gGAGCCATATTCCTGTTCTTTGCAGGCAGGATAGAAACACTAAAGGGTAATATTGATGCG GCAGTTAATAGGTATGAAGAATGTTGCGAGGCTCAGCAGTACTGGAAGCAGTTTCATCACATGTGTTACTGGGAGCTCATGTGGTGCTTCACCTACAAGCGCCAGTGGAAGATGGCTTTCTTCTATGCTGACCTCCTaagcaaagaaaacacttgGTCAAAG GCTACTTATATTTACATGAAAGCTGCTTATCTCAGTATGTTTGGACCAGATGACTGCAGTCCTTTTGGAGACAGCGAAGTTGAATTATTTAG GATTGTTCCCagtttgaaactgaaaattGCAGGGAAATCACTGCCTACAGAAAAGTTTGCAATTCGGAAAGCTCGACGATATCTTTCTTCAAATCCCATTCCTTTGCCTGTTCCACCTTTG GAAATGATGTATATCTGGAATGGCTATGCTGTAATTGGAAAATGTCCCAACTTAACAGAAGGCATGTTAGAGACTTTAATTGAAGCAGAAGAAGCACTGGCAAGAAGTTCAG CTACAGAATTACTAGCAGATGACCAGTGTGTGATAAAATTGTTAAAAGGTTTATGCCTCAAGCATTTGGGCAAGATCTCAGAAGCAGAAGACCATTTCAATTACATCTATTTAAA TGAGAAGAAGGTAAAATATGACCATTATCTAATTCCAAATGCCTTGCTGGAGCTGGCGATACTGTATCTAGACCAGGATAGAAGAGAAGAAGCAATAAAACTACTGGAAAGAGCAAA aCAAAACTACAAGAATTACTCCATGGAAACAAGAACACATTTCAGAATTCAAGCTGCCTTGCACCAGGCCAAATCCCCCCCTGAAAATGGAATGCACTCTGGAGCCTCAGCAGTGTCgtaa
- the TTC39A gene encoding tetratricopeptide repeat protein 39A isoform X2, protein MYHALTYATILEMQAMMTFDPQDILNAGNTMKEAQATCQKFRKKSTVADSINNLVHRQSLEHFTEEEIHAEICYAECLLQRAALTFLQDENMVSFIKGGIKVRNSYQTYRELDSLIQSPHYVKGENHLHFEGGVKLGVGAFNLTLSMFPARILRLLEFVGFSGNKEHGLLQLQEGASSYSFRSVLCTMLLLCYHTFMTFVLGTGKGNVEEAERLLKPYLARYPKGAIFLFFAGRIETLKGNIDAAVNRYEECCEAQQYWKQFHHMCYWELMWCFTYKRQWKMAFFYADLLSKENTWSKATYIYMKAAYLSMFGPDDCSPFGDSEVELFRIVPSLKLKIAGKSLPTEKFAIRKARRYLSSNPIPLPVPPLEMMYIWNGYAVIGKCPNLTEGMLETLIEAEEALARSSATELLADDQCVIKLLKGLCLKHLGKISEAEDHFNYIYLNEKKVKYDHYLIPNALLELAILYLDQDRREEAIKLLERAKQNYKNYSMETRTHFRIQAALHQAKSPPENGMHSGASAVS, encoded by the exons ATGTATCATGCACTGACTTATGCCACCATATTGGAAATGCAAGCTATGATGACATTTGATCCTCAGGACATACTGAATGCAGGAAACACAATGAAGGAAGCTCAAGCCACCTGTCAAAA ATTCAGGAAGAAATCAACAGTAGCTGATTCTATCAACAATCTTGTGCACAGACAGAGCCTTGAACACTTCACTGAAG AGGAAATCCATGCAGAAATTTGCTATGCTGAATGTTTACTTCAGAGAGCAGCACTCACATTCCTCCAG GATGAGAATATGGTTAGCTTCATAAAAGGTGGCATCAAAGTCCGGAACAGTTACCAAACATACAG GGAGCTGGACAGTCTCATACAGTCTCCACATTATGTCAAAGGAGAGAACCATCTTCATTTTGAGGGAGGTGTAAAACTTGGAGTTGGAGCATTTAATCTG ACATTGTCCATGTTTCCTGCACGGATTCTGAGATTACTGGAGTTTGTTGGATTTTCTGGAAACAAG GAGCATGGTCTGCTGCAGCTTCAAGAAGGAGCATCATCATACAGCTTTAGGTCGGTGCTGTGTACCATGCTGTTGCTTTGCTATCATACTTTCATGACCTTTGTGTTAG ggacaggaaaaggaaatgttgaGGAGGCAGAAAGACTACTTAAGCCTTATTTGGCTCGCTATCCAAAG gGAGCCATATTCCTGTTCTTTGCAGGCAGGATAGAAACACTAAAGGGTAATATTGATGCG GCAGTTAATAGGTATGAAGAATGTTGCGAGGCTCAGCAGTACTGGAAGCAGTTTCATCACATGTGTTACTGGGAGCTCATGTGGTGCTTCACCTACAAGCGCCAGTGGAAGATGGCTTTCTTCTATGCTGACCTCCTaagcaaagaaaacacttgGTCAAAG GCTACTTATATTTACATGAAAGCTGCTTATCTCAGTATGTTTGGACCAGATGACTGCAGTCCTTTTGGAGACAGCGAAGTTGAATTATTTAG GATTGTTCCCagtttgaaactgaaaattGCAGGGAAATCACTGCCTACAGAAAAGTTTGCAATTCGGAAAGCTCGACGATATCTTTCTTCAAATCCCATTCCTTTGCCTGTTCCACCTTTG GAAATGATGTATATCTGGAATGGCTATGCTGTAATTGGAAAATGTCCCAACTTAACAGAAGGCATGTTAGAGACTTTAATTGAAGCAGAAGAAGCACTGGCAAGAAGTTCAG CTACAGAATTACTAGCAGATGACCAGTGTGTGATAAAATTGTTAAAAGGTTTATGCCTCAAGCATTTGGGCAAGATCTCAGAAGCAGAAGACCATTTCAATTACATCTATTTAAA TGAGAAGAAGGTAAAATATGACCATTATCTAATTCCAAATGCCTTGCTGGAGCTGGCGATACTGTATCTAGACCAGGATAGAAGAGAAGAAGCAATAAAACTACTGGAAAGAGCAAA aCAAAACTACAAGAATTACTCCATGGAAACAAGAACACATTTCAGAATTCAAGCTGCCTTGCACCAGGCCAAATCCCCCCCTGAAAATGGAATGCACTCTGGAGCCTCAGCAGTGTCgtaa